The Euphorbia lathyris chromosome 8, ddEupLath1.1, whole genome shotgun sequence genome has a window encoding:
- the LOC136203849 gene encoding class V chitinase CHIT5a-like, with protein MSTTEQKRAIFINSTIEIARNYGFDGVDLDWEFPSNNQEMFNLALLFREWRKALEIEARTCGKPRLLLTAAVYYSSRFINYGENRSYPIQAINSYTDWISPMCYDYHGSWENFTGPNAALFDPNGNFSTSYGLGSWIESGLSPKKVVMGLPLYGRTWKLKDPNMDWIGAPAIGMGPGEGVLTYSEILEFNNNNDKGKVYFDGETVSYYSVQGDYWVGYDDNMSVGRKVEYARSLNLGGYFFWALGMDNNGILIRQASDSGC; from the exons ATGTCAACGACAGAACAAAAACGAGCAATCTTCATTAACTCGACCATTGAAATTGCAAGAAATTACGGGTTTGATGGGGTCGATCTCGACTGGGAATTCCCTTCTAACAATCAAGAAATGTTCAATCTTGCTCTTTTATTCAGAGAGTGGCGAAAAGCACTTGAAATAGAAGCAAGAACATGTGGGAAACCTCGTCTCTTGCTAACGGCGGCGGTGTACTACTCCTCAAGATTTATAAACTACGGTGAAAACAGATCATACCCAATTCAAGCCATCAATAGTTACACCGATTGGATCAGTCCGATGTGTTATGATTACCATGGATCATGGGAAAATTTCACTGGTCCAAATGCTGCACTTTTTGACCCGAATGGTAATTTCAGTACTAGTTATGGTCTTGGGTCGTGGATCGAATCGGGTCTCTCACCAAAAAAGGTTGTCATGGGGCTCCCTTTATATGGTCGAACATGGAAACTCAAGGATCCAAATATGGATTGGATCGGAGCTCCAGCTATCGGAATGGGGCCCGGGGAAGGTGTTTTAACTTATAGTGAGATTTTGGAGTTTAATAACAATAATGATAAGGGAAAAGTTTATTTTGATGGTGAAACGGTGTCGTATTATAGTGTTCAAGGTGATTATTGGGTCGGGTATGATGATAATATGTCTGTGGGTCGGAAGGTCGAGTATGCACGGTCACTTAATTTGGGCGGATACTTCTTTTGGGCTCTCGGTATGGACAATAATGGGATCTTAATTAGACAAG CTTCAGACTCGGGATGCTAA
- the LOC136203648 gene encoding pentatricopeptide repeat-containing protein At1g06710, mitochondrial isoform X2, with protein sequence MSVTPMRRSLLTTIFSHHVSSLSSITFKSTFHPRLHKFRFENVQFMVSRFICTSSSDNMEGLVDPNDPILLGNSPVESISSEEFSLLRDSLLNPNDDLQKLDTALEELGRLKDLGYKPSRSTYNALIQVYLRAERLDTANLVHREMSGLGYNMDRFTLGCFAHSLCKAGNWRDALTLIENQEIVPDTVLYTKMISGLCEASLFEEAMDFLNRMRASSCIPNVLTYRILLCGCLRKRELGRCKRILSMMIAEGCYPSPKIFNSLVHAYCRSGDYSYAYKLLNRMVNCGCQPGYVVYNILIGGICGNAELPSMDVFELAEKAYSEMLEVGVVLNKVNVDNFTRCLCSIGKFEKAYNVIREMMSKGFIPDTSTYSKVIGYLCDASKVDRAFQLFQEMKRNDITPDVYTYTMLLDSFCKVGLIEQARNWFDEMQSNGCAPNVVTYTALIHAYLKARKLSNANEIFEMMLSKGCVPNIVTYTALIDGHCKAGDIDKASHIYARMKNDNVKIPDVDMYFKVVDNESKDPNVFTYGALIDGLCKAHKINEARDLLEAMINEGCEPNQVIYDALIDGFCKAGKLDEAQEVFTKMLYRGYAPNVFTYSSLIDRLFKDKRLDLALKILSKMLENSCAPNVVTYTEMVDGLCKVGKTDEAYKLMLMMDEKGCKPNVVTYTAMIDGFGKSGRVDRCLELLQQMGSRGCAPNFITYRVLISHCCAAGLLDEAYKLLEEMKQTYWPKHAAGYYKVVEGFSREFVASLGLLVEMSENDSLPIFPVYKLLIDNFIKAGQLEKALELYEELPSFSTFSVAYKNTCSSLIESLTLACKVEKAFKLYADMIRRGCVPEINVLFYLIKGLLRVGKWEEAFQLCDSICQMNILWVEEGDSAEGL encoded by the exons ATGAGCGTAACTCCGATGAGGAGAAGTTTATTAACTACCATTTTCTCTCACCATGTCTCTTCTCTATCATCGATTACATTCAAATCTACATTTCATCCTCGTTTACACAAGTTCCGATTCGAAAATGTTCAATTCATGGTTTCTAGATTCATCTGTACCTCTTCCTCCGATAATATGGAAGGATTGGTGGATCCAAACGACCCTATTTTACTCGGTAATTCTCCGGTTGAGTCTATTTCCAGCGAGGAATTCTCTTTATTGCGCGATTCCTTGTTAAATCCGAATGATGATCTGCAAAAGCTTGATACAG CATTGGAAGAGCTAGGCAGGCTTAAGGATCTCGGTTATAAGCCCTCGAGATCGACTTATAATGCTTTAATTCAAGTGTATTTAAGGGCGGAGCGGTTAGATACTGCTAATTTGGTCCATAGAGAGATGTCCGGATTGGGATATAACATGGACAGGTTTACTTTGGGTTGTTTTGCACATTCACTATGTAAAGCAGGGAATTGGAGGGATGCCTTGACATTAATTGAAAATCAGGAAATTGTGCCTGATACTGTGCTTTATACCAAGATGATATCTGGATTATGTGAAGCTTCACTTTTCGAAGAAGCTATGGATTTTTTGAATAGGATGAGAGCGAGTTCCTGTATCCCTAATGTTTTGACATACAGGATTTTGCTATGTGGATGTTTGAGAAAGAGAGAGCTTGGTAGGTGTAAAAGAATACTAAGTATGATGATTGCAGAAGGTTGTTATCCAAGtcctaaaatatttaattctctTGTTCATGCATATTGCAGATCAGGAGATTACTCCTATGCATATAAGTTGCTCAATAGAATGGTAAACTGTGGATGCCAACCGGGTTAtgtggtttataatatattgatTGGTGGTATTTGTGGCAATGCGGAGTTGCCAAGTATGGATGTGTTTGAGTTGGCTGAGAAAGCCTACAGTGAAATGCTCGAAGTTGGGGTTGTTCTGAACAAGGTCAATGTTGACAATTTTACACGTTGCCTTTGTAGTATTGGAAAATTTGAGAAGGCATATAATGTTATTCGTGAAATGATGAGTAAGGGCTTTATACCTGATACTAGCACATACTCTAAAGTCATTGGTTATTTGTGTGATGCTTCCAAAGTAGACAGAGCTTTTCAGTTGTTCCAAGAAATGAAAAGGAATGATATTACTCCtgatgtttatacatacacaatGTTACTTGATAGTTTTTGTAAAGTTGGTTTAATAGAACAAGCTCGCAACTGGTTTGATGAGATGCAAAGTAATGGTTGTGCCCCAAATGTGGTGACATATACTGCTCTTATACATGCATATTTGAAAGCGAGAAAGTTGTCGAATGCAAATGAAATTTTTGAGATGATGTTGTCCAAAGGTTGTGTTCCTAATATAGTCACATATACAGCTTTAATTGATGGTCATTGTAAAGCTGGAGATATTGATAAAGCATCCCATATTTATGCAAGAATGAAGAATGataatgtgaaaattcctgatgTAGACATGTATTTCAAGGTTGTTGATAATGAATCCAAAGATCCTAATGTTTTTACTTATGGAGCTTTGATAGATGGTTTGTGCAAAGCCCATAAAATTAACGAAGCACGAGACTTGCTAGAAGCTATGATCAACGAAGGTTGCGAGCCAAATCAGGTGATATATGATGCTCTTATAGATGGATTTTGTAAGGCTGGAAAACTAGATGAGGCACAAGAGGTGTTTACGAAGATGTTGTACCGTGGCTATGCTCCAAATGTGTTTACTTACAGCTCCTTAATTGACAGATTGTTTAAGGATAAAAGGTTGGATCTTGCATTGAAAATCTTGTCCAAAATGCTTGAAAATTCATGTGCTCCCAACGTGGTTACTTACACTGAGATGGTAGATGGGCTGTGTAAAGTAGGGAAGACCGATGAAGCCTATAAACTTATGCTTATGATGGATGAAAAAGGTTGTAAGCCAAATGTGGTGACTTATACTGCAATGATCGACGGCTTTGGGAAATCAGGAAGGGTTGACAGATGCCTAGAGCTGTTGCAGCAAATGGGTTCCAGGGGTTGTGCTCCAAATTTTATAACCTATAGGGTTTTAATTAGCCACTGTTGTGCTGCTGGTCTTTTGGACGAGGCTTATAAACTTTTAGAAGAGATGAAGCAGACATACTGGCCAAAGCATGCAGCAGGCTATTATAAGGTGGTTGAAGGTTTCAGCCGTGAATTCGTAGCTTCTCTTGGTCTTTTAGTTGAGATGAGTGAGAATGATTCACTCCCAATTTTCCCAGTTTATAAACTTCTGATTGATAATTTTATCAAGGCCGGACAATTGGAGAAGGCCTTGGAGTTGTATGAAGAACTCCCATCATTCTCAACATTTTCAGTAGCCTACAAGAATACTTGTAGTTCATTGATTGAGAGCCTTACTCTTGCTTGCAAGGTTGAAAAGGCTTTTAAGTTGTATGCAGACATGATTAGGAGAGGATGTGTTCCAGAGATAAACGTATTATTTTACCTCATCAAGGGGCTTCTTAGAGTTGGCAAGTGGGAAGAAGCATTTCAACTGTGTGATAGCATCTGCCAGATG AATATCCTCTGGGTCGAAGAAGGCGATTCGGCTGAAGGACTCTAG
- the LOC136203648 gene encoding pentatricopeptide repeat-containing protein At1g06710, mitochondrial isoform X1, with product MSVTPMRRSLLTTIFSHHVSSLSSITFKSTFHPRLHKFRFENVQFMVSRFICTSSSDNMEGLVDPNDPILLGNSPVESISSEEFSLLRDSLLNPNDDLQKLDTGKCSNDAILIARAILSNNEGFGKETQKFLRQYREKLNDSLVVEVLNQIKNPELSVKFFIWAGRQIGYSHSLPVYNALLEIIESRTVDSNDKIPEQFLLEIRDDDKEVLGKLLNVLIRKYCNHGLWNAALEELGRLKDLGYKPSRSTYNALIQVYLRAERLDTANLVHREMSGLGYNMDRFTLGCFAHSLCKAGNWRDALTLIENQEIVPDTVLYTKMISGLCEASLFEEAMDFLNRMRASSCIPNVLTYRILLCGCLRKRELGRCKRILSMMIAEGCYPSPKIFNSLVHAYCRSGDYSYAYKLLNRMVNCGCQPGYVVYNILIGGICGNAELPSMDVFELAEKAYSEMLEVGVVLNKVNVDNFTRCLCSIGKFEKAYNVIREMMSKGFIPDTSTYSKVIGYLCDASKVDRAFQLFQEMKRNDITPDVYTYTMLLDSFCKVGLIEQARNWFDEMQSNGCAPNVVTYTALIHAYLKARKLSNANEIFEMMLSKGCVPNIVTYTALIDGHCKAGDIDKASHIYARMKNDNVKIPDVDMYFKVVDNESKDPNVFTYGALIDGLCKAHKINEARDLLEAMINEGCEPNQVIYDALIDGFCKAGKLDEAQEVFTKMLYRGYAPNVFTYSSLIDRLFKDKRLDLALKILSKMLENSCAPNVVTYTEMVDGLCKVGKTDEAYKLMLMMDEKGCKPNVVTYTAMIDGFGKSGRVDRCLELLQQMGSRGCAPNFITYRVLISHCCAAGLLDEAYKLLEEMKQTYWPKHAAGYYKVVEGFSREFVASLGLLVEMSENDSLPIFPVYKLLIDNFIKAGQLEKALELYEELPSFSTFSVAYKNTCSSLIESLTLACKVEKAFKLYADMIRRGCVPEINVLFYLIKGLLRVGKWEEAFQLCDSICQMNILWVEEGDSAEGL from the exons ATGAGCGTAACTCCGATGAGGAGAAGTTTATTAACTACCATTTTCTCTCACCATGTCTCTTCTCTATCATCGATTACATTCAAATCTACATTTCATCCTCGTTTACACAAGTTCCGATTCGAAAATGTTCAATTCATGGTTTCTAGATTCATCTGTACCTCTTCCTCCGATAATATGGAAGGATTGGTGGATCCAAACGACCCTATTTTACTCGGTAATTCTCCGGTTGAGTCTATTTCCAGCGAGGAATTCTCTTTATTGCGCGATTCCTTGTTAAATCCGAATGATGATCTGCAAAAGCTTGATACAGGTAAGTGCTCTAATGATGCTATTTTAATTGCTCGTGCGATTTTGTCTAATAATGAGGGTTTTGGGAAGGAAACGCAGAAATTCCTTAGGCAGTATAGAGAGAAATTGAATGATTCTTTAGTAGTTGAGGTtttgaatcaaataaaaaaCCCTGAATTGagtgttaaattttttatctggGCTGGTAGACAAATTGGGTATAGCCATAGCCTGCCTGTGTACAATGCATTGTTGGAGATAATTGAAAGTAGAACTGTTGATAGTAATGATAAAATACCAGAACAGTTTTTGCTTGAAATTAGGGACGATGACAAGGAAGTGCTTGGCAAGTTGCTTAATGTTTTGATTCGTAAGTATTGTAACCATGGTTTGTGGAATGCAGCATTGGAAGAGCTAGGCAGGCTTAAGGATCTCGGTTATAAGCCCTCGAGATCGACTTATAATGCTTTAATTCAAGTGTATTTAAGGGCGGAGCGGTTAGATACTGCTAATTTGGTCCATAGAGAGATGTCCGGATTGGGATATAACATGGACAGGTTTACTTTGGGTTGTTTTGCACATTCACTATGTAAAGCAGGGAATTGGAGGGATGCCTTGACATTAATTGAAAATCAGGAAATTGTGCCTGATACTGTGCTTTATACCAAGATGATATCTGGATTATGTGAAGCTTCACTTTTCGAAGAAGCTATGGATTTTTTGAATAGGATGAGAGCGAGTTCCTGTATCCCTAATGTTTTGACATACAGGATTTTGCTATGTGGATGTTTGAGAAAGAGAGAGCTTGGTAGGTGTAAAAGAATACTAAGTATGATGATTGCAGAAGGTTGTTATCCAAGtcctaaaatatttaattctctTGTTCATGCATATTGCAGATCAGGAGATTACTCCTATGCATATAAGTTGCTCAATAGAATGGTAAACTGTGGATGCCAACCGGGTTAtgtggtttataatatattgatTGGTGGTATTTGTGGCAATGCGGAGTTGCCAAGTATGGATGTGTTTGAGTTGGCTGAGAAAGCCTACAGTGAAATGCTCGAAGTTGGGGTTGTTCTGAACAAGGTCAATGTTGACAATTTTACACGTTGCCTTTGTAGTATTGGAAAATTTGAGAAGGCATATAATGTTATTCGTGAAATGATGAGTAAGGGCTTTATACCTGATACTAGCACATACTCTAAAGTCATTGGTTATTTGTGTGATGCTTCCAAAGTAGACAGAGCTTTTCAGTTGTTCCAAGAAATGAAAAGGAATGATATTACTCCtgatgtttatacatacacaatGTTACTTGATAGTTTTTGTAAAGTTGGTTTAATAGAACAAGCTCGCAACTGGTTTGATGAGATGCAAAGTAATGGTTGTGCCCCAAATGTGGTGACATATACTGCTCTTATACATGCATATTTGAAAGCGAGAAAGTTGTCGAATGCAAATGAAATTTTTGAGATGATGTTGTCCAAAGGTTGTGTTCCTAATATAGTCACATATACAGCTTTAATTGATGGTCATTGTAAAGCTGGAGATATTGATAAAGCATCCCATATTTATGCAAGAATGAAGAATGataatgtgaaaattcctgatgTAGACATGTATTTCAAGGTTGTTGATAATGAATCCAAAGATCCTAATGTTTTTACTTATGGAGCTTTGATAGATGGTTTGTGCAAAGCCCATAAAATTAACGAAGCACGAGACTTGCTAGAAGCTATGATCAACGAAGGTTGCGAGCCAAATCAGGTGATATATGATGCTCTTATAGATGGATTTTGTAAGGCTGGAAAACTAGATGAGGCACAAGAGGTGTTTACGAAGATGTTGTACCGTGGCTATGCTCCAAATGTGTTTACTTACAGCTCCTTAATTGACAGATTGTTTAAGGATAAAAGGTTGGATCTTGCATTGAAAATCTTGTCCAAAATGCTTGAAAATTCATGTGCTCCCAACGTGGTTACTTACACTGAGATGGTAGATGGGCTGTGTAAAGTAGGGAAGACCGATGAAGCCTATAAACTTATGCTTATGATGGATGAAAAAGGTTGTAAGCCAAATGTGGTGACTTATACTGCAATGATCGACGGCTTTGGGAAATCAGGAAGGGTTGACAGATGCCTAGAGCTGTTGCAGCAAATGGGTTCCAGGGGTTGTGCTCCAAATTTTATAACCTATAGGGTTTTAATTAGCCACTGTTGTGCTGCTGGTCTTTTGGACGAGGCTTATAAACTTTTAGAAGAGATGAAGCAGACATACTGGCCAAAGCATGCAGCAGGCTATTATAAGGTGGTTGAAGGTTTCAGCCGTGAATTCGTAGCTTCTCTTGGTCTTTTAGTTGAGATGAGTGAGAATGATTCACTCCCAATTTTCCCAGTTTATAAACTTCTGATTGATAATTTTATCAAGGCCGGACAATTGGAGAAGGCCTTGGAGTTGTATGAAGAACTCCCATCATTCTCAACATTTTCAGTAGCCTACAAGAATACTTGTAGTTCATTGATTGAGAGCCTTACTCTTGCTTGCAAGGTTGAAAAGGCTTTTAAGTTGTATGCAGACATGATTAGGAGAGGATGTGTTCCAGAGATAAACGTATTATTTTACCTCATCAAGGGGCTTCTTAGAGTTGGCAAGTGGGAAGAAGCATTTCAACTGTGTGATAGCATCTGCCAGATG AATATCCTCTGGGTCGAAGAAGGCGATTCGGCTGAAGGACTCTAG